The proteins below come from a single Prolixibacter sp. NT017 genomic window:
- the nhaD gene encoding sodium:proton antiporter NhaD yields MFELMAIIFLVGYAGIIFEHEIRINKAGTALITGALMWAVYALGGSDILSLGYSHSWHEFISQHPESTSPEVIREFVTEHELFHHLSEIASIMLFLLGAMGIVEVVDRFQGFRVITDHITTRDRVKLMWLISVLSFFMSAVLDNLTTTIVMITLTRKILRKPENRWIFASMIVISANAGGAWSPIGDVTTIMLWIGEQITTEHIVKSVFLPSLVSMMVPLIIASIFMKGETERPELTDEDTKEFTSAGERKFIFFLGVGALLSVPVFKTITHLPPYLGMLLGLGVIWLITDFMLRNRPHEDKRILSVSRVVRNLDAPTILFFVGILTAVASLSSAGQLDIVSKFLDVHVGNIFGINLIIGALSSIVDNVPLVAGAMGMYGIAPSGAEGYLASFVQDGQFWSFLAYCAGTGGSMLIIGSAAGVAAMGMEQIHFGWYARKITWIAALGYLAGAGTYYLQSVIFS; encoded by the coding sequence ATGTTTGAATTAATGGCAATTATTTTTCTCGTGGGATATGCTGGAATTATTTTTGAGCACGAGATACGAATAAATAAAGCAGGTACTGCCTTGATTACCGGAGCGTTGATGTGGGCAGTTTATGCTCTCGGAGGTTCCGATATTCTTTCGTTAGGTTACAGCCACAGTTGGCACGAGTTTATTTCTCAGCATCCGGAGTCTACTTCACCCGAGGTGATCCGTGAGTTTGTAACAGAACACGAGCTCTTCCATCACCTGTCTGAAATTGCATCCATCATGCTCTTTCTGCTTGGTGCGATGGGGATTGTTGAGGTAGTTGACCGTTTCCAGGGATTCCGCGTAATTACCGATCATATTACAACCCGCGACCGCGTAAAATTGATGTGGTTAATCAGTGTGCTTTCCTTCTTCATGTCGGCAGTGCTGGATAACCTGACAACCACGATTGTAATGATTACGCTTACCAGGAAAATTCTGCGAAAGCCTGAAAATCGATGGATTTTTGCCAGTATGATTGTCATCTCAGCCAATGCCGGAGGTGCCTGGTCGCCTATTGGTGACGTTACGACCATTATGTTGTGGATTGGAGAGCAGATTACCACAGAACATATTGTGAAATCGGTGTTTTTGCCCAGCTTAGTTAGTATGATGGTACCACTTATCATTGCTTCAATATTCATGAAAGGTGAGACGGAGCGCCCGGAATTGACCGACGAAGACACAAAAGAGTTTACCTCTGCAGGTGAACGGAAATTCATTTTCTTCCTTGGCGTAGGTGCCTTGTTGTCGGTGCCGGTATTTAAAACCATTACGCACTTGCCTCCGTATCTCGGTATGCTGCTTGGCTTGGGAGTTATTTGGTTGATAACCGATTTCATGCTGCGGAATCGCCCGCATGAAGATAAACGAATTCTGAGTGTAAGTCGGGTTGTCCGAAATCTCGATGCCCCGACCATTCTTTTCTTCGTGGGAATTCTGACGGCAGTGGCGAGTTTGTCGTCAGCTGGTCAACTCGATATTGTCTCTAAGTTTCTCGACGTGCACGTTGGGAATATATTTGGAATTAACCTGATTATCGGGGCGTTGTCCTCCATTGTCGACAACGTGCCGCTGGTTGCAGGTGCGATGGGAATGTATGGTATTGCCCCATCGGGAGCCGAAGGTTATCTCGCTTCGTTTGTTCAGGATGGTCAGTTCTGGTCGTTCCTGGCCTATTGTGCCGGTACCGGAGGTTCGATGTTAATTATCGGGTCTGCTGCCGGAGTAGCTGCGATGGGAATGGAACAGATACACTTTGGTTGGTATGCCCGTAAAATTACCTGGATTGCTGCTTTAGGCTATCTGGCTGGCGCCGGGACCTACTATTTGCAATCGGTTATTTTTAGCTGA
- a CDS encoding OmpA family protein, translated as MKSKSSIFVFISVLMLTLVLGGCKTSRKLSKSNKSYEIGEYYRSIEQYRKTYRKTKNRVVKAEIQFKIAEAYKYIGEYKRAATFYKTAIVRGYSDPIAILHYADVLRADQEYDEAIANYQKYLKTNPGDQHALNGIASCDRTPNWLENPTRFQIEDLKSLNSKASDFAGVYPGGHENQIVFTSSREGATGRRDSPITGQLYGDIFHSYFDKQKGRWEKPSLIDENLTVDTGDDEGAASFDSRGTTMYFTRCRYDKTKSMGAEIYTSSETGGTWSEPVKVALGGDSLLIAHPSLSADGRTLYFVSDMPGGFGGKDIWKAEGAPGAWGKPVNLGPAINTPGNEMFPFIRDNGELYFSSDFRVGMGGLDIFKAVKNDKGQWEVENMKAPINSPGDDFAIYFVPGEDRGLFSTNRKGTRGDDIFSFVLPPKIFEIDGNVVDKETGNRLKNATIRLIGTDGTMLRLNANNGKFKFRLNPETEYVVAAFKKGYLNAKANETTIGLKDSKTFDVSLALTPTDAPIRVDNIYYQFGKWDLLPASKNALDSLVQILVQNPTVTIELMAHTDCRGDAKFNFELSQKRAESVVNYLVANGISPARLVAKGYGETAPKTVTRKLAQKYSFLKRGEELTCDFINKLPTKEEQEICHQINRRTEFRVLSTDYREKFAPSPKE; from the coding sequence ATGAAGTCTAAGTCCTCAATCTTTGTTTTCATATCGGTATTGATGTTGACTCTTGTTCTGGGCGGTTGCAAGACCTCCAGGAAGTTGTCGAAATCGAATAAATCGTATGAGATAGGGGAATATTACCGCTCCATCGAACAATACCGGAAAACCTATCGGAAGACCAAAAATCGTGTGGTAAAGGCCGAAATACAGTTTAAGATTGCCGAAGCGTATAAATACATTGGAGAATATAAGCGGGCAGCCACTTTTTACAAAACGGCAATTGTTCGCGGCTATTCCGACCCGATTGCAATCCTGCATTATGCCGATGTGTTAAGGGCCGACCAGGAGTATGACGAGGCAATTGCCAATTACCAGAAATATCTTAAAACAAACCCCGGAGATCAACATGCACTGAATGGTATCGCTTCGTGCGACCGGACACCGAACTGGCTGGAAAACCCGACCCGTTTTCAGATAGAAGACTTAAAATCGCTTAACTCGAAGGCGAGCGACTTTGCCGGCGTTTATCCCGGAGGGCATGAAAATCAGATTGTGTTCACTTCTTCCCGTGAAGGTGCAACTGGTCGTCGCGATAGCCCCATCACCGGACAATTGTATGGTGACATTTTTCATTCGTACTTTGACAAGCAAAAAGGACGTTGGGAAAAGCCATCGCTGATTGATGAAAATCTCACAGTGGATACCGGCGATGATGAAGGAGCTGCGTCTTTCGATTCCCGTGGCACGACGATGTATTTTACCCGCTGTCGCTACGACAAAACGAAGTCGATGGGAGCGGAAATCTATACCAGTTCTGAAACAGGAGGAACCTGGTCGGAGCCGGTAAAAGTTGCATTGGGCGGTGATAGTTTGCTGATTGCTCATCCGTCGCTGTCGGCCGATGGTCGCACACTCTATTTTGTTTCCGATATGCCCGGAGGATTTGGCGGCAAAGATATCTGGAAAGCCGAAGGAGCTCCCGGTGCCTGGGGAAAACCTGTTAATTTGGGACCTGCCATCAATACGCCAGGCAATGAGATGTTCCCGTTCATTCGTGATAACGGAGAGTTGTACTTCTCTTCCGATTTTCGCGTCGGGATGGGCGGTCTCGATATTTTCAAGGCTGTTAAGAACGATAAAGGTCAATGGGAGGTCGAGAACATGAAGGCGCCCATCAATTCGCCCGGTGACGATTTTGCCATCTATTTTGTACCCGGAGAAGATCGGGGACTGTTTTCGACGAATCGGAAAGGTACCCGCGGTGATGATATCTTTTCATTCGTGCTTCCGCCGAAGATTTTCGAAATCGACGGCAACGTAGTTGACAAGGAAACAGGCAACCGGCTGAAGAATGCGACCATTCGTCTGATTGGAACCGACGGAACGATGTTGCGCCTGAATGCAAACAACGGGAAATTCAAGTTTCGTCTCAATCCCGAAACAGAATATGTGGTGGCTGCCTTCAAAAAAGGTTACTTAAATGCGAAAGCTAATGAGACGACCATTGGTTTGAAGGACAGCAAAACATTCGACGTGAGCCTCGCGCTTACGCCAACCGATGCCCCCATCCGTGTCGACAATATCTATTACCAATTTGGGAAGTGGGATTTGTTGCCTGCGTCGAAAAATGCGTTGGACAGTTTGGTGCAGATCTTAGTGCAAAACCCCACCGTTACGATTGAGTTGATGGCGCACACCGATTGCCGTGGAGATGCGAAATTCAATTTTGAGCTTTCGCAGAAAAGGGCGGAGTCTGTTGTGAATTACCTGGTGGCGAATGGTATTTCACCCGCTCGCCTGGTGGCAAAAGGTTATGGTGAGACAGCGCCCAAAACGGTAACCCGGAAATTGGCTCAGAAATACAGTTTCCTGAAAAGGGGAGAAGAATTGACCTGCGATTTCATCAACAAACTGCCAACCAAAGAAGAACAGGAAATTTGTCATCAAATTAATCGTCGCACCGAATTCAGGGTACTTTCGACAGATTACCGGGAGAAATTTGCTCCGTCACCCAAGGAGTAA
- the pyrF gene encoding orotidine-5'-phosphate decarboxylase, translated as MTTEQLFENIKRKGSYLCVGLDTDIRKIPRYLLDATDPVFAFNKEIIDATADVAVAYKPNLAFYEMLGVQGWSSLEKTVNYIRHNHPDIFIIADAKRGDIGNTASMYARAFFDHLDFDAVTVAPYMGEDSVKPFLTYLDRWVILLALTSNKGAFDFQFMEDKETGERLFEKVLKSSSEWGTNENMMYVVGATKAEELAGIRQIIPNHFLLVPGVGAQGGSLAEVAKYGMNEQCGLLVNSSRGIIYASDSEDFAEKARENALKVAGEMKETLKLHKLI; from the coding sequence ATGACTACCGAACAACTATTTGAAAACATCAAACGTAAAGGTTCCTATTTGTGTGTAGGACTGGATACCGACATCCGCAAGATTCCGCGTTACCTGCTTGATGCAACCGACCCTGTGTTCGCGTTCAATAAAGAAATTATTGACGCCACAGCCGATGTGGCCGTTGCCTACAAACCTAACCTGGCCTTCTACGAAATGCTGGGCGTTCAGGGATGGAGCAGTCTGGAAAAAACCGTTAATTACATTCGGCATAATCATCCGGACATTTTCATCATTGCTGATGCCAAACGTGGCGATATTGGCAATACTGCCTCTATGTATGCCCGGGCTTTCTTCGATCATCTCGATTTTGACGCTGTAACGGTGGCTCCTTATATGGGCGAAGATTCCGTAAAGCCGTTCCTGACGTATCTCGATCGGTGGGTTATTTTGTTGGCACTCACATCTAATAAAGGAGCTTTCGATTTCCAGTTTATGGAGGACAAAGAAACTGGTGAGAGACTGTTTGAGAAGGTGTTGAAGTCTTCCAGTGAATGGGGAACCAACGAAAACATGATGTATGTAGTTGGTGCAACCAAAGCGGAGGAGTTAGCTGGTATACGTCAGATTATTCCCAATCACTTTTTACTGGTTCCGGGCGTAGGAGCGCAGGGAGGCAGTTTGGCAGAGGTTGCGAAATATGGAATGAACGAGCAATGTGGATTGCTGGTGAATTCGTCGCGTGGAATCATTTATGCTTCGGACAGTGAAGACTTTGCTGAAAAGGCAAGGGAAAATGCATTGAAAGTGGCGGGCGAGATGAAAGAAACGCTAAAACTTCACAAGCTGATATAA
- the prfA gene encoding peptide chain release factor 1 gives MSDNKLLDKFESIQIRFEEVGKQITDPDVMKDMKRYVKLNQEYKQLESLVNAFTEYARVLQNIKDAREMLAEESDEDVREMAREELESSEAKVEEMEEGIKLLLVPADPEDSKNAILEIRGGTGGDEAAIFAGDLFRMYSKYCDTKGWRMEITHYTEGTSGGYKEIVAKVSGEGVYGVLKYESGVHRVQRVPQTETQGRVHTSAATVAVLPEAEEFDVEVKESDIRKDTYCSSGPGGQSVNTTYSAIRLTHIPTGIVVTCQDEKSQLKNLAKAMTELRTRIYNMEYQKYLDDVASRRKTMVSTGDRSAKIRTYNYPQGRVTDHRIGLTLYNLSAIMDGDIEEVIDKLRVEENAQRMKESEL, from the coding sequence ATGTCAGATAACAAACTCTTAGATAAATTCGAAAGCATCCAGATACGTTTTGAAGAAGTTGGTAAACAAATTACCGACCCGGACGTGATGAAGGATATGAAGCGATATGTCAAGCTGAATCAGGAATACAAACAGCTTGAATCGTTGGTGAACGCATTTACGGAATACGCACGGGTGCTTCAGAACATTAAAGATGCCCGCGAAATGCTGGCCGAAGAAAGTGACGAGGATGTTCGCGAAATGGCCCGCGAAGAGCTCGAAAGCAGCGAAGCCAAAGTAGAGGAGATGGAAGAAGGTATCAAACTGCTTTTGGTACCGGCCGATCCGGAAGACAGCAAAAATGCCATTTTGGAAATTCGTGGAGGAACCGGAGGAGACGAAGCTGCCATTTTCGCCGGCGATCTTTTCCGTATGTACTCCAAATATTGTGACACCAAAGGTTGGCGGATGGAGATTACTCACTACACTGAAGGTACGTCGGGCGGTTACAAGGAAATTGTTGCCAAAGTTTCCGGCGAAGGCGTCTACGGAGTACTGAAATATGAATCGGGCGTGCATCGTGTTCAACGTGTGCCGCAAACCGAAACGCAGGGACGTGTACATACCTCTGCAGCAACCGTGGCTGTTCTTCCCGAAGCTGAAGAGTTTGATGTGGAGGTGAAGGAAAGTGATATCCGGAAAGACACGTATTGTTCTTCCGGACCGGGTGGACAGAGTGTGAACACTACGTATTCGGCTATTCGCTTAACACATATTCCTACTGGGATTGTGGTTACCTGTCAGGATGAGAAGTCGCAGTTGAAAAACCTGGCCAAAGCCATGACGGAATTACGTACCCGGATTTACAACATGGAGTACCAGAAGTACCTCGATGATGTAGCATCGCGCAGAAAAACGATGGTGTCAACTGGTGACCGTTCGGCCAAAATACGGACCTACAACTATCCGCAGGGGCGTGTAACCGATCACCGCATCGGGTTGACCTTGTACAATCTTTCAGCCATTATGGATGGTGATATCGAAGAAGTGATCGATAAGCTTCGGGTAGAAGAAAATGCTCAACGGATGAAAGAGAGTGAGCTGTAA
- the nhaD gene encoding sodium:proton antiporter NhaD: protein MAMVIVMTLVFLVGYSGIILENNIKVNKAASALIMSVLIWIVYVAGGSQILSVGYSHSWHNYLSQFNGPVTQEVVTNFIVNHELLPHLSDTASILLFLLGAMGIVEIVDRFQGFRVLTDHIHTRNKVKLLWVLGLMGFFLSAVLDNLTTTIVMISLIRKLINKAEDRWIFASIVVIAANAGGAWSPIGDVTTILLWIGGQITAAYIIKAIFLPSLVNVLVPLIIASFFIKGVDEGPGDAGDESREFTAPWERRFILALGVGALIFVPIFKTFTHLPPYLGMMFGLGVLWITTDIMLRAHPREDKRVLSVSRIVRQLDAPTILYYAGILTAVAALASSGLLDLVAMKMDSEVGNIYGIDMLIGMLSSLIDNASLVAASMGMYNIASPDTTGYLSSFVVNGNFWTFLAYTAGTGGSMLIIGSAAGVAAMSMENISFGWYFKRMSGLAFLGYLSGAAVFYFGL from the coding sequence ATGGCCATGGTGATTGTGATGACATTGGTTTTTCTCGTCGGGTATTCCGGAATTATCCTTGAGAATAATATCAAAGTAAATAAGGCGGCTTCGGCGCTTATAATGAGCGTGCTGATATGGATTGTATATGTAGCAGGAGGCAGCCAGATACTTTCGGTGGGCTATAGTCATTCGTGGCATAACTATCTTTCGCAATTCAATGGTCCGGTAACACAAGAGGTTGTCACCAACTTCATCGTCAATCATGAATTGTTGCCGCATCTTTCAGATACCGCGAGTATTTTGCTTTTTCTGTTGGGTGCGATGGGAATAGTTGAAATTGTCGACCGTTTCCAGGGATTTAGGGTACTAACCGACCATATTCATACCCGGAATAAGGTAAAGTTGCTATGGGTATTGGGCTTGATGGGATTTTTCCTTTCGGCGGTGCTCGATAATCTAACGACCACCATTGTCATGATTTCGCTTATCAGGAAGCTGATTAACAAGGCCGAGGATCGGTGGATTTTTGCCAGCATTGTTGTTATTGCGGCCAACGCCGGTGGTGCCTGGTCGCCAATCGGTGATGTAACCACCATTTTGCTCTGGATTGGCGGACAGATTACGGCTGCGTATATTATTAAGGCCATCTTTTTACCCAGTTTAGTAAATGTTCTGGTTCCGCTGATTATCGCTTCATTTTTTATAAAGGGAGTTGATGAAGGACCGGGAGACGCAGGAGACGAGTCCAGGGAATTTACAGCTCCATGGGAGAGGCGTTTCATCTTGGCGTTGGGAGTTGGAGCATTAATATTTGTTCCAATATTTAAAACATTTACCCACTTACCCCCATATCTTGGCATGATGTTCGGGCTGGGGGTGCTGTGGATTACAACTGATATTATGTTGCGGGCACATCCGCGTGAAGATAAGAGGGTGTTAAGTGTGAGCCGGATTGTTCGTCAGCTTGATGCCCCGACGATTCTCTATTACGCCGGTATTCTGACGGCGGTGGCAGCATTGGCATCCTCTGGTTTGTTGGATCTTGTTGCCATGAAGATGGACAGTGAAGTAGGAAACATTTACGGCATTGACATGTTGATTGGAATGTTATCCTCACTTATCGATAACGCCTCGCTGGTAGCGGCCTCGATGGGAATGTACAACATTGCCTCGCCCGATACCACCGGTTACCTTTCAAGTTTTGTCGTGAATGGTAATTTCTGGACGTTTCTGGCTTATACCGCCGGAACGGGAGGCTCGATGTTGATTATTGGTTCAGCGGCGGGTGTCGCGGCTATGAGTATGGAAAATATCAGTTTTGGATGGTACTTTAAAAGGATGTCTGGCTTGGCATTTCTTGGGTATTTGTCGGGTGCAGCGGTATTCTATTTTGGACTTTAG
- a CDS encoding AIR synthase related protein, with protein sequence MGSETRYNRRGVSASKEDVHNAIKNIDKGLFPKAFCKIVPDYLSGDPDYCNIMHADGAGTKSSLAYLYWKETGDVSVWKGIAQDAIVMNLDDLLCVGATDNILLSSTIGRNKNNIPGEVISAVINGTEELCAELREQGISIYPTGGETADVGDLVRTIIVDSTVTCRMKREDVISADNIRPGNVIVGLSSAGQATYEKEYNGGMGSNGLTSARHDVFAHYLAEKYPESFDPSVPDDLVYSGGRRLTDAIEEVGLDAGKLVLSPTRTYAPVIRKILEKYRKQVSGMIHCSGGAQTKVLHFVDNVHVIKDNMFPVPPLFKLIKEQSGTEWQEMYKVFNMGHRFELYVEPEVADAIIAISREFKIDAQIVGRVEEHEGKKLTIQSEFGTFAYH encoded by the coding sequence ATGGGCAGCGAAACCAGATATAACCGTCGCGGTGTTTCGGCATCGAAAGAAGATGTGCACAACGCCATCAAGAACATCGACAAGGGACTTTTCCCGAAAGCATTCTGCAAAATAGTTCCCGATTACCTCAGTGGCGATCCTGATTATTGCAATATCATGCATGCCGACGGAGCCGGCACCAAATCGTCGTTGGCTTACCTTTACTGGAAAGAAACCGGTGATGTTTCGGTTTGGAAAGGCATTGCACAAGATGCGATTGTGATGAATCTGGATGACTTGCTTTGTGTGGGAGCGACTGACAATATTCTGCTCTCATCTACCATCGGACGAAATAAGAACAATATTCCCGGCGAGGTAATATCAGCAGTCATCAACGGAACGGAAGAACTGTGTGCAGAACTGCGCGAACAGGGAATTTCCATTTACCCAACCGGCGGTGAAACAGCCGATGTGGGTGATTTGGTCCGTACCATCATTGTCGATTCTACGGTGACCTGCCGCATGAAACGCGAAGACGTAATTTCTGCCGACAATATCCGCCCTGGAAACGTCATTGTCGGATTGTCCTCAGCGGGACAAGCCACTTACGAGAAAGAATACAATGGTGGCATGGGCAGCAACGGACTGACTTCTGCTCGCCACGATGTGTTTGCTCATTACCTGGCTGAAAAATATCCCGAAAGCTTCGATCCTTCCGTTCCCGATGATTTGGTTTATTCCGGCGGACGCCGCTTAACCGATGCAATAGAAGAAGTAGGACTGGATGCAGGGAAACTGGTGCTTTCACCAACGCGTACCTATGCGCCGGTTATTCGCAAAATATTGGAAAAATACAGGAAGCAGGTTTCCGGAATGATTCACTGCTCGGGTGGAGCACAAACCAAAGTGCTGCATTTTGTCGATAACGTTCATGTGATTAAAGACAATATGTTCCCGGTTCCCCCGCTTTTTAAGCTCATTAAAGAGCAGAGCGGAACCGAATGGCAGGAGATGTACAAGGTGTTTAACATGGGGCATCGTTTCGAACTTTATGTTGAACCTGAGGTGGCCGATGCCATCATTGCTATTTCTAGAGAGTTCAAAATTGATGCGCAAATTGTTGGGCGTGTTGAAGAACATGAGGGGAAGAAACTAACCATTCAATCGGAATTTGGCACTTTTGCATACCATTAG
- a CDS encoding sigma-54 dependent transcriptional regulator — MSEGRILIIDDAKGPGGLLEMALRMDFESVKSFSNPNLLPFYLKTEKADVAILDVDFSGVREGEERGLYWLREIKRINSRIEVVILLNEDDVMLGDRAIEEGAANFAFKPVNTRKLVASLRSVVQLKLMKERCELIESRFDGIKKELLQAEPVIQGSSVPYNRMMHALAGVIDTPDVILLQGETGSGKKSVARYIHSQSSRRNELFLEANSLLERETELGGYLFGVKKRNYPTADPDLPGKFQIAEGGTLYIPEVAKIPLSVQEQFLRYMERSTVEPVGAVRAVPVNVKLLLGTAEDLRSLVNDGAFHEELYRRLSSRAVEIPALRHRVEDIEEIANFFIGQFSAKYHKGPLRMSARTLEELKLNPWPGNVSELKLTIEKAVILCEKDVLRPEDFMFRSAAQSQLFKIPDTIEEMEKSMIRKALERHKMNHSAAAAQLGITRQTLYNKIRKYKL, encoded by the coding sequence ATGTCTGAAGGTCGAATATTAATCATTGATGATGCAAAAGGTCCTGGCGGGTTGTTGGAGATGGCGCTTAGGATGGACTTTGAATCGGTAAAATCCTTTTCAAATCCTAACCTGTTGCCGTTTTATCTCAAGACCGAGAAGGCCGATGTGGCGATCTTAGACGTTGATTTTTCCGGTGTAAGGGAGGGTGAAGAGCGTGGCCTTTATTGGTTGCGCGAAATAAAACGGATCAATTCCCGGATAGAGGTGGTTATTCTTCTTAACGAAGATGACGTGATGCTCGGTGACCGGGCGATTGAAGAAGGAGCCGCCAATTTTGCTTTCAAGCCTGTAAATACACGAAAGCTAGTTGCATCGCTTCGTTCGGTTGTTCAATTGAAACTGATGAAGGAGCGGTGTGAGCTAATTGAGTCCCGTTTCGACGGAATAAAGAAAGAGTTGTTGCAGGCTGAACCAGTCATTCAGGGAAGTTCGGTACCTTACAATCGGATGATGCACGCCTTAGCGGGGGTGATCGATACGCCTGATGTTATTTTGTTGCAGGGTGAGACCGGAAGTGGCAAGAAATCAGTAGCCCGTTACATTCATAGTCAGTCATCCCGTCGAAACGAATTATTCCTGGAGGCAAACAGTTTATTGGAGCGGGAAACCGAATTGGGCGGTTATCTTTTTGGAGTGAAGAAAAGGAATTACCCGACTGCCGATCCCGATCTCCCAGGGAAGTTTCAAATTGCTGAAGGCGGAACACTTTATATTCCGGAGGTCGCCAAAATACCTCTTTCGGTTCAAGAGCAGTTTTTACGTTACATGGAGCGTAGTACGGTTGAGCCGGTCGGCGCCGTCAGAGCTGTACCGGTAAATGTTAAATTGTTGTTGGGAACAGCAGAGGATTTGAGGTCTTTGGTAAACGACGGCGCTTTTCACGAAGAGCTTTATCGTCGTCTTTCGTCCAGGGCTGTCGAAATTCCGGCATTAAGGCATCGGGTGGAAGATATTGAAGAGATTGCTAATTTTTTCATCGGGCAGTTTAGTGCCAAATACCATAAAGGGCCGCTTCGGATGAGTGCCCGGACGCTGGAAGAATTAAAGCTGAATCCTTGGCCGGGAAACGTCTCAGAATTAAAGCTGACAATAGAGAAAGCGGTAATTCTGTGTGAAAAAGACGTGTTGCGTCCGGAAGATTTTATGTTCCGGTCGGCTGCACAATCACAGTTATTCAAGATTCCGGATACCATCGAAGAAATGGAAAAATCGATGATTAGAAAAGCACTGGAACGGCATAAAATGAATCACAGTGCGGCAGCTGCTCAGCTGGGAATCACGCGTCAGACCCTCTACAACAAAATCCGGAAGTATAAACTTTGA
- a CDS encoding toxin-antitoxin system YwqK family antitoxin has product MKHINLTITLIALLSGVSLFFACSSSKNDKSNTSSSEKNVKGELKAVRNYQNGKLSSIVHFRDSVAEGEARNFYSNGKLASVFYYEHGKLHGKAVKYYPDGKVYRIRWYVHGKLQDTVKKYYESGKLMSKQTYKDGMPSTDLKEYKQNGELITNYPTLVFTLKNSADFYKRKLLEFRLSNGSNAVRYYYGPLTEGKYLNPEATFIGQRGNTGQIALQPEDLGRKLVVIAKYITPFQNVYLIQASYTYK; this is encoded by the coding sequence ATGAAACACATCAACCTAACCATTACTCTGATAGCTCTTCTGTCGGGGGTTTCCTTATTTTTTGCCTGTTCATCTTCAAAAAATGATAAATCCAATACTAGCTCTTCGGAGAAAAATGTGAAAGGTGAATTAAAAGCTGTCCGGAATTATCAAAACGGTAAACTTTCATCTATTGTTCATTTTAGGGACAGCGTCGCAGAAGGTGAAGCCCGTAATTTTTATTCCAATGGGAAGCTGGCTTCAGTATTTTACTACGAACACGGGAAACTGCACGGAAAAGCGGTTAAATACTATCCGGATGGAAAAGTTTATCGAATCCGCTGGTATGTTCACGGAAAACTTCAGGACACGGTAAAAAAATACTATGAATCGGGCAAACTCATGTCTAAGCAAACCTATAAGGATGGAATGCCTTCGACCGATTTAAAAGAATACAAGCAAAACGGGGAACTGATAACCAATTACCCCACCCTTGTATTTACGCTTAAAAATTCGGCCGATTTCTATAAACGAAAACTACTGGAATTTAGGTTATCGAATGGTTCCAATGCGGTCAGGTATTACTATGGTCCGCTTACTGAAGGGAAATACCTAAATCCGGAGGCTACATTTATAGGACAGCGCGGCAATACAGGACAAATTGCACTTCAGCCGGAAGATTTAGGCAGGAAACTGGTAGTCATTGCTAAATACATCACTCCGTTTCAAAATGTCTACCTGATTCAAGCCAGCTACACTTATAAATAG